The segment TCTTTCGGTTGTCAGTCGTCAGGGCGGTTTTCTACGAAAACCTTTCAGTGGTCAGAAAGAGGAAACCTTAGAATTACCCAAAACCTCTTGTAACTCTCACTGCGAGGCAAACTGATAACTGATAACCGACAACTATTAAACTATGAATTTCTTGTCTCCCACCTCACTATTCCTATTTGGATTGGCACTCCCGATTGTCGCGCTGTATATCCTTAGGCTGCGTCGGCGCCGCGAACCGGTCTCTACACTGATGTTCTGGGAGGAACTTTTTAAAGAACGGCAGACGACCTCTCTGTTCCAGAGACTGAAGCACCTCCTATCACTCCTGTTGCAACTTCTATTTTTGATGCTCTTAGTGTTTTCAATTGCGCGTCCGCAATTCGCTTTCATAACAAAATCTGCTCGGCAACTGGTTTTGATTATTGACCAGTCGGCGAGTATGAATGCTATTGAAGAAGACACTGACGGGCGCACGCGGTTAGAGGTTGCTAAAGAACGTGCCCTGCGAAGCGCAGATGGTCTCCGTTTCATGGACGAAATGACGGTAATCAGTTCCCATACCCAACCTGTAATTCATATTCCGTTTACGAATCACCAGAAATCGCTACGAGAAGCGATTAATGCGATCCAACCGACTGACATCAGCACGAACCTTGAGCCTGCTTATGATTTAGCGTACGCCATTGCCGAAACCAAACCTAACCCTGAAATTGTTATCTTCAGCGATTTCCAGTCGATTTCAGAAGGGCTACTCGCTAAACTTAAAAGCAAAACGGAACAGGTGGGAGACACCGAAGAACCGGATCCAGAAATCAAACGCCACTTGATACAGATAGGAAAAGCAAAGAACAACGTTGGTATTACGCAGTTCCGAGTCCGCAAGAGTCTTGTTAACGCCTTCGATTACCAAACACTGCTGCGTGTCGTCAACGCCTCAGAAGAAGAGAAAAGATTCAACGTTGAACTCTATTTCAACGAGAATCTTTTTGATGTCCGCCCTTACACCCTTGCGCCCGGCGAAAGCAAATCCGAGATTTTCAGTAACTTTGCGTTTGAAGGTGGCAAACTCAAAGCGGTCCTTGATATCCAAGACCCACTGATCTCAGACAACATTGCTTACGCCACGCTTCCGAAACGCGATCTTATCCCTGTCTTGCTTGTGACAGCAGAAAACCCGTTTCTCCAAAAAGCACTCGCCGTTGATGAACAGATACAACTCACCATCCTCACACCGACGGAATATGAAGCTGACGTACTCCCTAACGGTGCTAATTCGCAAGCGACAAAAGCGTATCAAGTCGTTATCTTTGATCGTTACAGCCCTCCTTCCCTCGGTGATGGGAATTACATGTTTATTTACCCACCTGCTGTTGACGGATCAGAAACCGCTACCTCCGAACTGAAATGGCATATCGGTGCAGCGTTGGAAACACCAATTATTACGGATTGGGAGCGGACGCACCCTATTCTGCAGCACGTT is part of the Candidatus Poribacteria bacterium genome and harbors:
- a CDS encoding BatA and WFA domain-containing protein — encoded protein: MNFLSPTSLFLFGLALPIVALYILRLRRRREPVSTLMFWEELFKERQTTSLFQRLKHLLSLLLQLLFLMLLVFSIARPQFAFITKSARQLVLIIDQSASMNAIEEDTDGRTRLEVAKERALRSADGLRFMDEMTVISSHTQPVIHIPFTNHQKSLREAINAIQPTDISTNLEPAYDLAYAIAETKPNPEIVIFSDFQSISEGLLAKLKSKTEQVGDTEEPDPEIKRHLIQIGKAKNNVGITQFRVRKSLVNAFDYQTLLRVVNASEEEKRFNVELYFNENLFDVRPYTLAPGESKSEIFSNFAFEGGKLKAVLDIQDPLISDNIAYATLPKRDLIPVLLVTAENPFLQKALAVDEQIQLTILTPTEYEADVLPNGANSQATKAYQVVIFDRYSPPSLGDGNYMFIYPPAVDGSETATSELKWHIGAALETPIITDWERTHPILQHVHLENVQIGTAYQVTPPSTAQVLARSFESPVLFIDVKPNRKVVFAAINILESDLPLRIAFPVIIANTIQWFQQRSEILEYHLHTGEVLKQQIESIDAISQPELKTETDSPESTSKVVKITGPEDKTWELPVEGDALLFEQTLRAGFYELKISEAADSTSAEEQPPPEVSDATKDNSGTIWAVNLADAAESHIGADPAVEDLTEASVAQSGAALLRYPPWVYLVFLAVGLSVVEWFLYQRRRID